One part of the Syntrophorhabdaceae bacterium genome encodes these proteins:
- a CDS encoding MOSC domain-containing protein, with protein sequence MKGKVLAVNISDKKGEKKHNIGRCLLIEGKGLARDAHAGFMHRQVSLLGKESIEKIRAKGLDVTYGDFAENLSTEGIVLYELPIGTEIRVGDQVLLRVSQIGKECHTRCAIFQQVGDCVMPREGIFAEVMREGEVKIGDEIEVLP encoded by the coding sequence GTGAAGGGAAAGGTATTGGCCGTCAATATCAGCGACAAAAAAGGTGAGAAAAAACATAACATAGGTCGATGCCTGCTCATTGAAGGAAAGGGGCTTGCTCGGGACGCCCACGCAGGTTTTATGCACAGACAGGTGAGCCTTCTCGGAAAAGAGAGTATCGAAAAAATCCGCGCAAAAGGCCTGGACGTGACATACGGCGATTTCGCCGAGAATCTGAGCACCGAGGGGATTGTTCTCTATGAGCTACCCATCGGGACTGAGATACGAGTTGGCGATCAGGTGCTTCTTAGAGTCAGCCAGATCGGCAAAGAGTGCCATACGCGATGCGCCATTTTTCAACAGGTGGGGGATTGCGTTATGCCGCGGGAAGGAATATTTGCCGAAGTGATGAGAGAAGGTGAGGTCAAGATCGGCGACGAGATAGA